One window from the genome of Mucilaginibacter ginsenosidivorans encodes:
- a CDS encoding glycosyltransferase family 2 protein, which yields MNKKSVSVIIPNYNGRHLLEEYLPITVAVAEQAGMAYEIIVVDDYSKDDSIEFITKNYPKIKLIANPENRGFSFTCNRGIEVAQYDVVLLLNSDVKLTTGYFEAQWKYFDKPDTFGVMGRIIDMDGDGIQDAARIPKFNGLKLKTDYFYYNQNNTDWYYTFYLSGANALVDTVKLKELGGFNELFSPFYCEDIELGLRAWRMGWKCYYEHQSVCRHQLSASTKNYSTARWVKGVYYRNRFYFHAIHLNGLASFAWYCQVTLIDLLPKLLAGQWWIWNSYRALFKSGAAIKESKKDISRLMEKHNSVISLFDMVRMIRASVAEKEITRFKP from the coding sequence TTGAATAAGAAAAGCGTTTCGGTTATTATACCTAACTATAACGGCAGGCATTTGCTTGAAGAATATTTGCCGATAACCGTTGCGGTTGCTGAGCAGGCCGGAATGGCTTACGAGATCATTGTGGTTGATGACTATTCAAAGGACGATTCTATCGAATTTATTACAAAAAACTACCCGAAAATTAAACTCATTGCCAATCCGGAGAACCGGGGGTTTTCTTTTACCTGTAACCGGGGTATTGAAGTTGCACAATACGACGTGGTATTACTGCTAAATTCTGATGTAAAGCTAACAACGGGGTATTTTGAAGCGCAATGGAAGTATTTTGACAAGCCTGATACTTTTGGCGTCATGGGCCGGATCATTGATATGGACGGTGATGGTATTCAGGATGCGGCGCGGATACCTAAGTTTAACGGACTCAAACTGAAAACAGATTATTTTTATTATAACCAAAATAATACCGATTGGTATTATACGTTTTACTTGTCAGGTGCCAATGCGCTGGTCGATACAGTGAAGCTTAAAGAACTGGGCGGCTTCAATGAATTATTTTCGCCATTTTATTGCGAGGACATCGAATTAGGCTTACGTGCCTGGCGGATGGGATGGAAATGTTATTATGAGCACCAGTCGGTATGCCGCCACCAGTTGTCGGCCAGTACAAAAAATTACAGTACCGCCAGGTGGGTAAAGGGCGTTTATTACCGGAACCGTTTTTACTTCCACGCCATACATTTGAACGGGCTGGCATCGTTTGCCTGGTATTGCCAGGTAACACTTATCGACCTTTTGCCGAAATTATTAGCGGGGCAATGGTGGATATGGAACAGTTACAGGGCGCTTTTCAAAAGCGGCGCGGCAATAAAGGAAAGTAAAAAAGATATTAGCAGGCTTATGGAAAAACATAACAGTGTTATCAGCCTTTTCGACATGGTACGCATGATCAGGGCATCGGTGGCCGAAAAGGAAATAACCAGGTTCAAGCCATAA
- the meaB gene encoding methylmalonyl Co-A mutase-associated GTPase MeaB — protein MTITRKQSPAGTSDFRSVARALTIVENDLDGADDLLKGLDLSKDVPVIGITGPPGAGKSTLVSSILGEFTARGNKVAVLAVDPTSPFNFGSLLGDRIRMSPYFNHPDVFIRSLATRGSLGGLSAKTIEMTDVLKASGFDQVLIETVGVGQSEIEIAGLADITLVVLVPEGGDEIQSIKSGLMEIADAFIVNKADREGADIFANNLKKMVQQKDAAIPVFKTIASQNSGVGEVVDFITSSARRRNSRKELLLSEKALNLIRQKRMANISKSELQKSIAGALGNPSFNLYKFIEKYI, from the coding sequence ATGACAATCACCCGCAAACAGTCTCCCGCCGGCACTTCCGATTTTCGCTCCGTGGCACGGGCCTTGACGATTGTTGAGAATGACCTGGATGGAGCCGACGATTTGCTAAAAGGGCTTGACCTGTCAAAGGATGTCCCGGTTATTGGCATTACAGGTCCGCCCGGGGCGGGTAAAAGCACTTTAGTGAGCAGTATTTTAGGCGAATTCACAGCCCGGGGTAACAAGGTCGCCGTACTTGCTGTTGACCCTACATCGCCTTTTAACTTTGGTTCTTTGTTGGGCGACCGTATACGGATGTCGCCTTATTTTAATCATCCCGATGTTTTCATTCGTTCGCTGGCTACGCGCGGCTCACTCGGCGGTTTGTCAGCCAAAACTATCGAGATGACGGATGTTTTAAAAGCATCAGGTTTCGATCAGGTACTGATCGAAACAGTTGGTGTGGGCCAATCTGAAATAGAAATAGCAGGCCTTGCCGATATTACACTGGTTGTTTTGGTACCCGAAGGAGGCGACGAAATACAAAGCATTAAATCGGGCTTAATGGAAATTGCCGATGCTTTCATTGTCAATAAAGCCGACCGTGAAGGCGCCGATATTTTCGCCAATAATCTAAAAAAAATGGTTCAGCAAAAAGACGCGGCTATACCTGTTTTCAAAACTATTGCCTCGCAAAACAGTGGAGTAGGGGAAGTAGTTGACTTTATCACATCTTCTGCCCGGCGCCGTAATAGCCGCAAAGAATTGCTATTAAGCGAAAAAGCCTTGAACCTGATAAGACAAAAGCGAATGGCAAATATCAGTAAATCAGAATTACAAAAGAGCATAGCCGGCGCTCTTGGAAACCCCTCATTTAATCTCTATAAATTTATTGAAAAGTATATTTAG
- a CDS encoding glycosyltransferase family protein, whose translation MKVAGFTFIRNAVKNDYPVVEAITSILPLCDEFIVALGNSDDGTEKLIEGIGSPKIKVIHTVWDETLREGGAVFAAETDKAFNAISPDSDWAFYIQGDECVHEKYLPVIKQEMEDNLTDERIEGLLFKYLHFYGSYDYYGHSRRWYRREIRVLRNKNGVHSYRDAQGFRIDRRKLNVKLIDAFIYHYGWVKPPAGLKSKLRNFNQFYHDDNWLAENLPETFEFDYKNADRLVPFTGTHPAVMQKRINATNWKLDIDTRTLEKKMPFRRKLLQKIEDTTGWRVSEYKNYNIIK comes from the coding sequence ATGAAGGTAGCAGGTTTTACATTTATCAGGAACGCGGTAAAAAATGATTACCCTGTTGTTGAGGCCATTACCTCTATCCTTCCGTTGTGCGATGAATTTATTGTCGCTTTAGGCAATTCGGATGATGGTACGGAAAAACTGATCGAAGGCATCGGCTCCCCTAAAATAAAGGTCATTCATACTGTGTGGGATGAGACCCTGCGCGAAGGTGGCGCTGTTTTTGCCGCAGAGACAGATAAGGCATTCAACGCCATTTCTCCCGATTCCGATTGGGCCTTTTATATCCAGGGTGATGAATGTGTACATGAGAAATATCTTCCCGTTATAAAACAGGAAATGGAGGATAATCTTACAGATGAGCGCATTGAAGGGTTACTATTTAAATACCTGCATTTTTACGGCTCATACGACTATTATGGACATTCGCGCAGGTGGTATCGTCGCGAGATCCGGGTTTTAAGAAACAAAAACGGTGTGCATTCCTATCGCGATGCCCAGGGTTTTCGTATCGATAGGCGCAAATTGAACGTGAAGTTGATCGATGCTTTTATTTATCATTATGGGTGGGTGAAACCGCCTGCAGGTTTAAAAAGCAAGTTGAGGAATTTTAACCAGTTTTATCACGATGACAATTGGCTGGCCGAAAATTTGCCGGAGACTTTTGAATTTGACTATAAAAATGCCGACCGGTTGGTGCCGTTTACCGGAACCCACCCGGCTGTGATGCAGAAGCGTATAAATGCAACAAACTGGAAGCTGGATATTGATACGCGCACACTTGAAAAGAAAATGCCTTTCAGGCGCAAACTGCTTCAAAAAATCGAGGACACGACCGGCTGGCGGGTAAGTGAATATAAAAACTACAACATCATAAAATAG
- a CDS encoding aminopeptidase P N-terminal domain-containing protein: protein MKYLPISNVLFILNRKNFVKRTKPNSIAIFHANDEFPKNGDQNFPFKQNADFFYLSGIDQEQSILVLYPDCPNPLYKEVLFLRQTDEHIAVWEGHKYTKDEARKASGIENVYWLNEFDTILHSIINYAENIYINTNENDRYGHTVPYRDIRMFEQLRQRYPLHRYERSAVILRDLRVVKSDIEIGLTKMACEITRDAFIRVLKFVKPGVAEYEIEAELTHEFLKQRATGNAYNPIIASGANANVLHYIDNNQVCNDGDILLLDFGAEYANYNADMTRSIPVNGRFTKRQRDVYDAVLRVMKGAVQLIKSGTLMSEYHEEVGKMMTSELIGLKLLNKHDVEKQDPKMPLYKKYFMHGTSHHLGLDVHDFASRYKRFETGNILTCEPGIYIPQEGLGIRLENDILITTEGNIDLMADIPLEAGHIEEIMNS from the coding sequence ATGAAATACCTACCTATTAGTAATGTATTATTTATCCTTAATAGAAAAAATTTCGTTAAACGCACAAAGCCAAACTCAATAGCCATTTTTCACGCTAATGACGAGTTTCCAAAAAATGGCGATCAGAACTTCCCTTTTAAGCAAAATGCCGATTTTTTTTATTTAAGCGGCATTGACCAGGAGCAAAGTATTTTAGTTTTATACCCCGATTGTCCTAATCCGTTATATAAAGAAGTCCTGTTTTTAAGACAGACTGACGAGCATATTGCAGTATGGGAGGGACATAAATACACGAAGGATGAGGCACGCAAGGCATCCGGTATTGAAAACGTCTATTGGCTGAACGAATTCGATACTATACTGCACAGTATTATTAACTATGCCGAAAATATCTACATCAATACAAATGAGAACGACCGGTATGGACATACAGTTCCATATAGGGATATCAGGATGTTTGAGCAATTGCGGCAAAGATATCCATTGCATCGTTATGAGAGGTCGGCAGTTATTTTACGGGATCTGCGGGTGGTTAAATCTGATATTGAGATCGGGTTGACGAAGATGGCCTGCGAGATCACGAGGGACGCTTTTATCAGGGTGCTTAAATTTGTGAAACCCGGTGTGGCGGAATATGAAATAGAAGCCGAATTGACCCATGAGTTCCTGAAGCAGCGGGCCACAGGTAACGCCTATAACCCGATCATCGCATCGGGTGCTAACGCTAACGTGTTGCATTATATCGATAATAACCAGGTTTGTAACGACGGGGATATTTTGCTCCTGGATTTTGGAGCTGAATATGCAAACTACAATGCAGATATGACCCGGTCGATCCCGGTTAACGGCAGGTTTACCAAACGGCAGCGCGATGTGTACGATGCGGTGCTTCGTGTAATGAAAGGCGCTGTTCAATTGATAAAATCAGGTACACTTATGTCCGAATACCACGAAGAAGTTGGGAAAATGATGACCAGCGAATTAATCGGCCTGAAATTGCTGAACAAGCATGATGTAGAAAAGCAGGACCCTAAAATGCCGTTGTATAAAAAATACTTTATGCACGGTACTTCGCATCACCTGGGGTTGGATGTGCATGATTTTGCCAGCAGGTATAAGCGTTTCGAAACAGGCAATATACTTACCTGCGAACCTGGTATCTATATCCCGCAAGAGGGGCTTGGCATAAGGCTTGAAAACGATATATTGATAACGACAGAAGGTAATATCGACCTGATGGCGGATATTCCTTTGGAAGCCGGGCATATCGAAGAGATCATGAATTCCTGA
- a CDS encoding ABC transporter ATP-binding protein yields the protein MKTYFRLLSFAKPIEKFAIPYVIFTLLYVVFITTVLILLGPLLNTLFNFNLGPASLPAARPSSLDPTGWFKYYLSYFVQHYGQWGALKFVCVTIVIGIFLANVFRYLSARIMENLRIHTLLNLRKTVFNNVIDMHLGFFNNERKGDIVSKVASDVQVVQFSVTSTLQVIFKEPLTMISYIIGLFSISTKLTLYSLLVIPVSAFIIARIVKKLRGQATSAQQSYGTMISYLDEALSGIKIIKAFNATNFIKERFNTENRRYSKILRSMAKRQQAASPISEILSVTMISFILLYGGYIIIVSHSKELDPGSFLSYIGIFSQLTRPAKAISDSFSNINQGIAAGERVLALIDEKPLIKDAPDAIEVKSFNEGIHFKNVSFAYEEKQILSKINLTVPKGQTVALVGPSGGGKSTLMDLIPRFIEPQSGEIYLDDHNIQNVTMQSLRSLMGIVNQETILFNDTIFNNIAFGKIGVTQEQVEAAARIANAHSFILESENGYQTNIGDRGAKLSGGQRQRICIARAVLSNPPIMLLDEATSALDTESEKLVQDALNNLMKNRTSLIIAHRLSTIQNADTIVVLDNGEIVEQGKHLELMNANGLYRRLIDMQTFQ from the coding sequence ATGAAGACTTATTTCAGGCTCTTATCTTTTGCTAAACCAATTGAAAAGTTTGCTATTCCCTACGTCATATTTACTCTGCTGTATGTAGTTTTTATCACCACTGTGCTGATATTGCTAGGCCCGCTTCTTAATACATTGTTCAATTTCAATCTAGGTCCGGCCTCGTTGCCAGCGGCTCGTCCCAGCTCTTTGGATCCAACAGGATGGTTCAAATATTACCTTAGCTATTTTGTTCAGCATTATGGGCAATGGGGTGCGCTAAAGTTTGTATGTGTTACCATTGTCATCGGTATTTTTCTAGCAAATGTTTTCAGGTATCTGTCTGCCCGCATTATGGAGAATCTTCGTATTCACACCCTGTTAAACCTGCGAAAAACAGTTTTTAATAATGTGATAGATATGCACCTTGGCTTTTTTAATAACGAGCGCAAGGGCGACATTGTATCTAAAGTAGCTTCTGACGTTCAGGTGGTGCAGTTTTCTGTGACATCAACGTTGCAGGTTATTTTTAAGGAACCGCTCACCATGATTTCTTACATCATTGGTTTATTCTCCATCTCAACTAAGCTTACGCTTTATTCATTACTTGTTATCCCGGTTTCGGCATTTATCATCGCCCGTATTGTAAAAAAACTGCGTGGACAAGCCACCAGTGCCCAGCAATCGTATGGTACCATGATCAGCTACCTCGATGAGGCGTTGTCAGGGATAAAAATTATTAAGGCATTTAACGCTACCAATTTTATCAAGGAACGTTTTAATACAGAAAACAGGCGGTATAGTAAGATATTGCGGTCGATGGCCAAACGTCAGCAGGCGGCATCTCCAATATCTGAAATACTATCGGTCACCATGATCTCGTTCATCCTGTTATATGGAGGGTACATTATCATTGTAAGTCATAGTAAGGAACTGGACCCGGGCAGCTTTTTAAGTTATATCGGGATATTTTCGCAGTTGACACGTCCGGCAAAGGCTATATCCGATTCATTCAGCAATATTAACCAGGGTATTGCGGCAGGTGAGCGCGTACTGGCTTTAATTGACGAAAAACCGTTGATAAAAGACGCTCCGGATGCAATTGAGGTCAAAAGCTTTAACGAAGGCATCCATTTCAAAAATGTATCTTTTGCTTATGAAGAGAAGCAGATCCTCTCAAAAATCAATTTAACTGTTCCCAAGGGTCAAACTGTAGCTTTGGTAGGACCGTCCGGCGGTGGTAAATCGACCCTGATGGATCTTATTCCCCGTTTTATAGAGCCGCAATCGGGAGAGATATACCTTGACGATCATAATATACAGAACGTAACGATGCAGTCGCTGCGCTCGCTTATGGGCATTGTGAACCAGGAAACGATATTATTTAATGATACTATATTTAATAATATCGCTTTCGGCAAAATAGGCGTCACACAGGAGCAGGTTGAAGCGGCCGCACGCATAGCCAATGCACATAGTTTTATACTGGAGTCGGAAAATGGTTATCAAACCAATATTGGCGACCGGGGGGCCAAGCTTTCAGGCGGACAAAGGCAGCGTATCTGCATAGCCCGCGCCGTACTAAGTAACCCGCCCATCATGCTGCTGGACGAAGCGACGTCGGCGCTGGACACCGAATCCGAAAAGCTGGTGCAGGATGCTTTGAATAACCTGATGAAAAATCGCACGTCGCTTATCATAGCCCATCGTTTAAGCACCATCCAAAACGCAGACACAATAGTTGTACTTGACAACGGAGAGATTGTGGAGCAGGGTAAACACCTGGAATTAATGAACGCAAACGGCCTTTACAGGCGTTTGATCGATATGCAAACTTTTCAATAA
- a CDS encoding acyl esterase — protein sequence MQQIRSRKIERKEIFEYEFSVCTLVTDLSEYEEMKASFVVSGFTENICEFLYVDNSKQNTFEAFGGLNRFLREARGKYIILCHQDILINHHNIGDLRERIGEIEQADPNWALLGNAGGVNLKYTAMNVIQGTGNLLEDKHLPIKTVTLDENFIIVKSAANLALSADLQGFHMYGTDICLIADVLGYSSYAIDFKLMHKSDGNADDTFYQLKKDLIKKYRRAFRSRFLGTTITRFYISGVRLFNFFGNIALVLFLVRQYTKIFKPKKGYRLKLKT from the coding sequence ATGCAGCAGATACGATCGAGAAAAATAGAGCGGAAGGAAATATTTGAATACGAGTTTTCGGTATGTACACTGGTTACCGATCTGTCCGAATACGAGGAAATGAAAGCGTCTTTCGTTGTATCGGGTTTTACCGAAAATATATGTGAATTTTTGTACGTCGATAACAGCAAACAGAACACTTTTGAGGCCTTTGGCGGGCTGAACCGTTTTTTGCGTGAAGCGCGCGGCAAATATATAATTCTTTGCCACCAGGATATATTGATAAACCATCATAACATTGGCGACTTAAGAGAGCGAATCGGGGAAATAGAGCAAGCCGACCCTAACTGGGCTTTACTTGGTAACGCCGGCGGCGTAAATCTAAAGTATACCGCTATGAATGTTATCCAGGGAACCGGAAACCTGCTGGAAGACAAACATCTGCCTATAAAAACGGTGACGCTGGATGAAAATTTTATTATTGTAAAAAGCGCGGCTAACCTTGCCCTGTCGGCTGATCTGCAAGGCTTTCACATGTATGGAACCGACATATGCCTAATAGCCGATGTTTTGGGCTATAGCAGCTATGCGATAGACTTCAAGTTGATGCACAAGAGTGACGGCAATGCTGATGATACATTTTATCAGCTGAAAAAAGACCTTATTAAGAAGTATCGCAGGGCTTTCAGATCAAGGTTCCTGGGAACTACTATCACGCGATTTTATATTTCAGGAGTGCGTTTGTTTAATTTTTTTGGTAATATAGCCCTTGTATTGTTTTTAGTGAGGCAATATACTAAGATATTTAAACCTAAAAAGGGCTACCGGCTTAAGCTGAAAACCTGA